In Excalfactoria chinensis isolate bCotChi1 chromosome 3, bCotChi1.hap2, whole genome shotgun sequence, one DNA window encodes the following:
- the OST4 gene encoding dolichyl-diphosphooligosaccharide--protein glycosyltransferase subunit 4 has translation MVTDVQLAIFANMLGVSLFLLVVLYHYVAVNNPKRHE, from the coding sequence ATGGTGACGGACGTGCAGCTCGCCATCTTCGCCAACATGCTGGGCGTGTCGCTCTTCCTGCTGGTCGTGCTCTACCACTACGTGGCCGTCAACAACCCCAAGCGGCACGAGTGA
- the AGBL5 gene encoding cytosolic carboxypeptidase-like protein 5 isoform X1: MEVRCGGLLFSSRFDSGNLERVEQVGPHDGSAAPGCSAPGCTALPDADYEFNVWTRPDCAHTEYENGNRSWFYFSVRGGAPGKLIKLHILNMNRQSRLYAHGMAPFVRTVPGRPRWERVRQRPCFQVVEAQFVLSFVHRFLEQRGTTTYFAFCYPFSYTECQEMLARLDGRFEECRRMAPGSPLDSVYYHRELLCHSLDKLRVDLLTVTSCHGMQERREPRLDKLFPDTATPRPRCFTGKRVFFLSSRVHPGETPSSFVFNGFLHFILREEDPRAQMLRRMFVFKLIPMLNPDGVVRGHYRTDSRGVNLNRQYLNPDAELHPAVYGAKAVLLYHHVHSRVLPGSPDWRTYVLPLSSSVLSTRADNQPVPEAALSELEKTNNLRNAPSTWSQALGPSQQPPVELILPAQQRCEEEAGQPPPLPEAILPQHSGLAYYVDLHGHASKRGCFMYGNSFSDENDQVENMLFPKLISLNSPHFDFTGCNFSEKNMYAKDKRDGQSKEGSGRVAIYKALGIIHSYTLECNYNTGRSVNTIPLACHDNGRASPPPPPTFPSRYTVELFEQVGRALAVAALDMAECNPWPRIVLSEHSCLSNLRAWMLKHVRGTRGNGACVRRKGGRSPPRSAGGLPTSASESALSRVRSFSHGSQQDSPRVRASPSFPGAAVDAPGLQKGGMQPPAPLRGSLPAGVCAGSVLGASYRLQEAPHGGGSKAGATHGTVLLQVFPRKPNARRALEQPGPGGLTTRPSRIPVRRKAAAALSLPALSSSSTTALQAPTHSCAALCTTQSTPGGAVPTTVVQEGSDASPALSPLPVPPAPHSETPVPGSGAPSVEELLGEGLRPQVHPRGWRGNVARVGGSISGLLPPAVVLCSAHPASPPPAPCCAPTGSSSPSVPRPDRGHKRRTRTCHSRVPNVGATARPGRRQHRIGSRVRGWGPPRSALRPRGIFT; the protein is encoded by the exons GTCGTGGTTCTACTTCAGCGTGCGGGGCGGCGCGCCCGGGAAGCTGATCAAGCTGCACATCCTGAACATGAACCGGCAGAGCCGGCTGTACGCGCACGGCATGGCGCCCTTCGTGCGCACCGTGCCCGGCAGGCCCCGCTGGGAGCGCGTCCGCCAGCGGCCCTGCTTCCAG GTGGTGGAGGCACAGTTCGTGCTGTCCTTCGTGCACCGCTTCCTGGAGCAGCGCGGCACCACCACCTACTTTGCCTTCTGCTACCCCTTCTCCTACACCGAGTGCCAGGAGATGCTGGCGCGGCTGGACGGCCGCTTCGAGGAGTGCCGCCGTATGGCTCCCGGCAG CCCCCTGGATTCAGTCTATTACCACCGGGAGCTGCTGTGCCATTCCCTGGACAAGCTCCGCGTCGACCTGCTGACCGTCACCTCCTGTCACGGCATGCAGGAGCGCCGCGAGCCCCGGCTCGACAAGCTCTTCCCAGACACGGCCACGCCACGGCCGCGCTGCTTCACGGGGAAGAGG GTGTTCTTCCTGAGCAGCCGCGTGCACCCCGGGGAGACGCCCTCCAGCTTCGTCTTCAACGGCTTCCTGCACTTCATCCTGCGCGAGGAGGATCCCCGCGCCCAGATGCTGCGCcgcatgtttgtttttaagctcaTTCCCATGCTGAACCCGGACGGGGTGGTGCGAGGCCACTACCG GACTGACTCGCGTGGGGTCAACCTGAACCGGCAGTACCTCAACCCCGACGCCGAGCTGCACCCCGCCGTGTACGGGGCCAAAGCGGTGCTGCTGTACCACCACGTGCACAGCCGTGTGCTGCCGGGCAGCCCCGACTGGAGGACCTACGTGTTGCCGCTCAGCAGCAGCGTGCTCAGCACCAGGGCTGACAACCAGCCCGTTCCGGAGGCGGCGCTGTCGGAGCTGGAGAAGACCAACAACCTCCGCAACGCGCCCAGCACGTGGAGTCAAGCCCTCGGCCCTTCTCAGCAGCCCCCCGTGGAGCTGATCCTCCCGGCTCAGCAGCGCTGCGAGGAGGAAGCCGGGCAGCCACCGCCGCTTCCCGAAGCCAtcctgccccagcacagcgGGCTGGCCTACTACGTCGACCTGCACGGCCATGCCTCCAAGCGTGGCTGCTTCATGTATGGCAACAGCTTCAGCGATGAGAACGATCAG GTGGAGAACATGTTGTTCCCTAAGCTCATCTCTTTGAACTCACCTCACTTTGACTTCACGGGCTGCAACTTCTCCGAGAAGAACATGTATGCCAAAGACAAGCGGGACGGGCAGTCCAAGGAGGGCAGCGGGCGTGTGGCCATCTACAAAGCACTGGGGATCATCCACAG CTACACACTGGAGTGCAACTACAACACAGGCCGCTCTGTCAACACTATCCCTCTGGCCTGCCACGACAACGGGCGCGCCAGCCCCCCGCCACCACCCACCTTCCCTTCCAGATACACCGTGGAGCTGTTTGAGCAG GTCGGCAGAGCGCTGGCCGTGGCCGCGCTGGACATGGCAGAGTGCAACCCGTGGCCGCGCATCGTGCTGTCGGAGCACAGCTGCCTCAGCAACCTGAGGGCCTGGATGCTGAAGCACGTGCGCGGCACGCGGGGCAACGGAGCCTGCgtgaggaggaaaggaggcCGCAGCCCCCCCAGGAGTGCCGG CGGGCTCCCGACCTCAGCCTCAGAGAGCGCCCTGTCCCGTGTGCGCAGCTTCAGCCACGGCAGCCAGCAGGACTCGCCCCGTGTCAGAGCCTCACCCAGCTTCCCCGGTGCTGCTGTGGATGCTCCGGGCCTACAGAAGGGTGGCATGCAACCCCCAGCGCCGCTCCGAG GGTCCCTGCCGGCAGGTGTCTGTGCAGGGTCGGTGCTGGGTGCCAGCTACAGACTGCAGGAGGCTCCGCACGGTGGCGGCAGCAAGGCAGGGGCCACGCACGGCACCGTGCTGCTGCAG GTGTTCCCAAGGAAGCCGAATGCCAGGAGAGCCCTGGAGCAGCCCGG cccaggagggCTCACCACCCGCCCCAGCAGGATCCCGGTGcggaggaaggcagcagcagccctgagcTTGCCTGcgctcagctccagcagcactaCAGCCCTCCAGGCCCCgacacacagctgtgctgcgCTCTGCACCACGCAATCTACCCCAGGCGGAGCCGTCCCGACCACTGTGGTACAGGAGGGCAGCGATGCATCACCGGCCCTGAGCCCACTCCCTGTACCCCCAGCGCCGCACTCAGAGACCCCAGTCCCTGGCAGCGGGGCACCCAGCGTGGAGGAGCTGCTTGGCGAGGGTCTGCGCCCCCAGGTACATCCCAGGGGGTGGCGGGGGAACGTGGCACGAGTCGGGGGCTCCATCTCTGGCCTCCTTCCACCCGCTGTCGTGCTTTGCAGTGCCCACCCGGCCTCACCACCGCCCGCCCCGTGCTGCGCTCCTACCGGCAGCTCCTCTCCTTCTGTGCCGAGGCCTGACCGTGGCCACAAGCGCCGGACCCGCACGTGCCACAGCCGTGTGCCCAACGTGGGAGCCACCGCACGGCCAGGCCGCCGTCAGCACCGCATCGGGAGCCGTGTGCGGGGCTGGGGGCCGCCCCGCTCAGCACTGAGACCACGAGGCATTTTTACATAA
- the AGBL5 gene encoding cytosolic carboxypeptidase-like protein 5 isoform X2, producing MEVRCGGLLFSSRFDSGNLERVEQVGPHDGSAAPGCSAPGCTALPDADYEFNVWTRPDCAHTEYENGNRSWFYFSVRGGAPGKLIKLHILNMNRQSRLYAHGMAPFVRTVPGRPRWERVRQRPCFQVVEAQFVLSFVHRFLEQRGTTTYFAFCYPFSYTECQEMLARLDGRFEECRRMAPGSPLDSVYYHRELLCHSLDKLRVDLLTVTSCHGMQERREPRLDKLFPDTATPRPRCFTGKRVFFLSSRVHPGETPSSFVFNGFLHFILREEDPRAQMLRRMFVFKLIPMLNPDGVVRGHYRTDSRGVNLNRQYLNPDAELHPAVYGAKAVLLYHHVHSRVLPGSPDWRTYVLPLSSSVLSTRADNQPVPEAALSELEKTNNLRNAPSTWSQALGPSQQPPVELILPAQQRCEEEAGQPPPLPEAILPQHSGLAYYVDLHGHASKRGCFMYGNSFSDENDQVENMLFPKLISLNSPHFDFTGCNFSEKNMYAKDKRDGQSKEGSGRVAIYKALGIIHSYTLECNYNTGRSVNTIPLACHDNGRASPPPPPTFPSRYTVELFEQVGRALAVAALDMAECNPWPRIVLSEHSCLSNLRAWMLKHVRGTRGNGACVRRKGGRSPPRSAGGLPTSASESALSRVRSFSHGSQQDSPRVRASPSFPGAAVDAPGLQKGGMQPPAPLRGSLPAGVCAGSVLGASYRLQEAPHGGGSKAGATHGTVLLQVFPRKPNARRALEQPGPGGLTTRPSRIPVRRKAAAALSLPALSSSSTTALQAPTHSCAALCTTQSTPGGAVPTTVVQEGSDASPALSPLPVPPAPHSETPVPGSGAPSVEELLGEGLRPQCPPGLTTARPVLRSYRQLLSFCAEA from the exons GTCGTGGTTCTACTTCAGCGTGCGGGGCGGCGCGCCCGGGAAGCTGATCAAGCTGCACATCCTGAACATGAACCGGCAGAGCCGGCTGTACGCGCACGGCATGGCGCCCTTCGTGCGCACCGTGCCCGGCAGGCCCCGCTGGGAGCGCGTCCGCCAGCGGCCCTGCTTCCAG GTGGTGGAGGCACAGTTCGTGCTGTCCTTCGTGCACCGCTTCCTGGAGCAGCGCGGCACCACCACCTACTTTGCCTTCTGCTACCCCTTCTCCTACACCGAGTGCCAGGAGATGCTGGCGCGGCTGGACGGCCGCTTCGAGGAGTGCCGCCGTATGGCTCCCGGCAG CCCCCTGGATTCAGTCTATTACCACCGGGAGCTGCTGTGCCATTCCCTGGACAAGCTCCGCGTCGACCTGCTGACCGTCACCTCCTGTCACGGCATGCAGGAGCGCCGCGAGCCCCGGCTCGACAAGCTCTTCCCAGACACGGCCACGCCACGGCCGCGCTGCTTCACGGGGAAGAGG GTGTTCTTCCTGAGCAGCCGCGTGCACCCCGGGGAGACGCCCTCCAGCTTCGTCTTCAACGGCTTCCTGCACTTCATCCTGCGCGAGGAGGATCCCCGCGCCCAGATGCTGCGCcgcatgtttgtttttaagctcaTTCCCATGCTGAACCCGGACGGGGTGGTGCGAGGCCACTACCG GACTGACTCGCGTGGGGTCAACCTGAACCGGCAGTACCTCAACCCCGACGCCGAGCTGCACCCCGCCGTGTACGGGGCCAAAGCGGTGCTGCTGTACCACCACGTGCACAGCCGTGTGCTGCCGGGCAGCCCCGACTGGAGGACCTACGTGTTGCCGCTCAGCAGCAGCGTGCTCAGCACCAGGGCTGACAACCAGCCCGTTCCGGAGGCGGCGCTGTCGGAGCTGGAGAAGACCAACAACCTCCGCAACGCGCCCAGCACGTGGAGTCAAGCCCTCGGCCCTTCTCAGCAGCCCCCCGTGGAGCTGATCCTCCCGGCTCAGCAGCGCTGCGAGGAGGAAGCCGGGCAGCCACCGCCGCTTCCCGAAGCCAtcctgccccagcacagcgGGCTGGCCTACTACGTCGACCTGCACGGCCATGCCTCCAAGCGTGGCTGCTTCATGTATGGCAACAGCTTCAGCGATGAGAACGATCAG GTGGAGAACATGTTGTTCCCTAAGCTCATCTCTTTGAACTCACCTCACTTTGACTTCACGGGCTGCAACTTCTCCGAGAAGAACATGTATGCCAAAGACAAGCGGGACGGGCAGTCCAAGGAGGGCAGCGGGCGTGTGGCCATCTACAAAGCACTGGGGATCATCCACAG CTACACACTGGAGTGCAACTACAACACAGGCCGCTCTGTCAACACTATCCCTCTGGCCTGCCACGACAACGGGCGCGCCAGCCCCCCGCCACCACCCACCTTCCCTTCCAGATACACCGTGGAGCTGTTTGAGCAG GTCGGCAGAGCGCTGGCCGTGGCCGCGCTGGACATGGCAGAGTGCAACCCGTGGCCGCGCATCGTGCTGTCGGAGCACAGCTGCCTCAGCAACCTGAGGGCCTGGATGCTGAAGCACGTGCGCGGCACGCGGGGCAACGGAGCCTGCgtgaggaggaaaggaggcCGCAGCCCCCCCAGGAGTGCCGG CGGGCTCCCGACCTCAGCCTCAGAGAGCGCCCTGTCCCGTGTGCGCAGCTTCAGCCACGGCAGCCAGCAGGACTCGCCCCGTGTCAGAGCCTCACCCAGCTTCCCCGGTGCTGCTGTGGATGCTCCGGGCCTACAGAAGGGTGGCATGCAACCCCCAGCGCCGCTCCGAG GGTCCCTGCCGGCAGGTGTCTGTGCAGGGTCGGTGCTGGGTGCCAGCTACAGACTGCAGGAGGCTCCGCACGGTGGCGGCAGCAAGGCAGGGGCCACGCACGGCACCGTGCTGCTGCAG GTGTTCCCAAGGAAGCCGAATGCCAGGAGAGCCCTGGAGCAGCCCGG cccaggagggCTCACCACCCGCCCCAGCAGGATCCCGGTGcggaggaaggcagcagcagccctgagcTTGCCTGcgctcagctccagcagcactaCAGCCCTCCAGGCCCCgacacacagctgtgctgcgCTCTGCACCACGCAATCTACCCCAGGCGGAGCCGTCCCGACCACTGTGGTACAGGAGGGCAGCGATGCATCACCGGCCCTGAGCCCACTCCCTGTACCCCCAGCGCCGCACTCAGAGACCCCAGTCCCTGGCAGCGGGGCACCCAGCGTGGAGGAGCTGCTTGGCGAGGGTCTGCGCCCCCAG TGCCCACCCGGCCTCACCACCGCCCGCCCCGTGCTGCGCTCCTACCGGCAGCTCCTCTCCTTCTGTGCCGAGGCCTGA